Proteins from a genomic interval of Sphingobacterium lactis:
- a CDS encoding sialate O-acetylesterase — translation MKIKLLITIISFCYCFQAISQVRLSALFTDQMVLQQQRRVPIWGWGTPKERITVVTSWDNKEYAGEVSEDGTWKLYINTPKAGGPFKITITQKTSLVLTDVLIGEVWLCSGQSNMEMPLKGYPGQPIIGSTEAILGSTNDKLRFYTVPRNPVLKPAVDSKPGSWKTANPENVANFSATAYFFGKRIYEVLEVPIGLILSAYGGSNVEAWMEQSWLSDMEGLEVPKTEEGLKDKNRVPTMLYNGMIHPIAEFGIRGMIWYQGESNYEREGSYDLLFPKMVEEYRKLWKQENLPFYFTQIAPFDYKSLPPHHAGEKFNSAYLRDAQRKSLNKIKYSGMAVTLDLGEENCIHPAHKREVGDRLALLALGDAYGTKGIFYRSPSYEKIEIIDGQIKVSFTEAPLGLTTFGKPLRSFEIAGEDRMFYSAEAKIVGKQVVVSSEQVKNPVAVRYAFKDFVIGDLFGVNGLPVGSFRSDDW, via the coding sequence ATGAAAATTAAGCTCCTAATTACAATTATAAGTTTCTGTTATTGTTTCCAAGCAATCAGTCAGGTTCGGTTATCTGCTTTATTTACAGATCAAATGGTTCTTCAACAGCAGCGCCGTGTTCCAATTTGGGGGTGGGGAACACCAAAAGAAAGAATCACAGTTGTAACTTCATGGGACAACAAGGAATATGCTGGAGAGGTATCTGAGGATGGAACTTGGAAACTGTATATAAACACCCCAAAAGCGGGAGGACCTTTTAAAATTACAATAACACAGAAGACAAGTCTTGTCCTTACTGATGTGCTTATTGGAGAGGTCTGGTTATGTTCTGGGCAATCGAATATGGAGATGCCTTTAAAAGGATATCCTGGTCAACCAATAATCGGAAGTACGGAAGCTATTTTAGGGTCAACGAATGATAAACTGCGCTTTTATACCGTTCCTCGGAATCCAGTGTTGAAACCAGCAGTAGATAGTAAACCGGGTTCTTGGAAAACTGCTAATCCTGAAAACGTAGCTAACTTCAGTGCCACGGCATATTTTTTTGGTAAACGGATTTACGAAGTGTTGGAGGTTCCCATTGGATTAATCCTGAGTGCTTATGGAGGCTCTAATGTAGAAGCTTGGATGGAGCAATCTTGGCTTTCGGATATGGAAGGCTTGGAAGTTCCAAAAACAGAGGAGGGGTTAAAGGATAAAAATAGAGTGCCGACTATGTTATATAATGGAATGATTCATCCGATTGCTGAGTTTGGTATTCGTGGCATGATTTGGTATCAAGGGGAATCCAATTATGAACGCGAGGGCTCCTATGATCTTCTTTTTCCCAAGATGGTGGAGGAATATAGAAAGCTTTGGAAACAGGAAAACTTACCATTTTATTTTACACAAATTGCACCGTTTGATTATAAATCATTACCCCCTCACCATGCCGGCGAAAAATTTAATTCCGCTTACCTGCGGGATGCACAGAGAAAATCGCTCAATAAAATTAAATACAGTGGCATGGCCGTGACTTTGGATCTAGGAGAAGAAAACTGCATTCATCCTGCCCATAAAAGGGAGGTCGGTGATCGTTTGGCTTTGTTGGCTTTAGGAGATGCCTATGGCACAAAAGGAATATTTTATCGAAGTCCATCTTATGAGAAAATCGAAATAATCGATGGACAGATTAAAGTTTCTTTTACTGAGGCACCTCTGGGGTTGACCACATTTGGAAAACCGTTAAGATCATTTGAAATCGCAGGTGAAGACCGCATGTTTTATTCCGCAGAAGCAAAGATCGTAGGAAAGCAGGTTGTTGTTTCTTCCGAGCAGGTTAAAAATCCGGTGGCTGTGCGTTATGCCTTCAAAGATTTTGTTATAGGGGATTTATTCGGAGTAAATGGGCTTCCGGTCGGGTCCTTTCGTTCAGATGATTGGTAG